In a single window of the Agrobacterium vitis genome:
- a CDS encoding methyl-accepting chemotaxis protein, whose product MLAGLCVLSATAGLVGYGIVSAGQTRDFVGDNVTKLTEAKTREALSTLASTQSGIIRSSLDGAFDAARNLARSFEVVAGDKVSGTALELRRGQLNAMLLNLLKDNPRFNGTYSAWEPNALDGNDSQFRDRRDLGSDATGRFLPYWTRDAAGKIAIQPLVEYDSAELHPNGVMKGGWYIGPQQGGGESILDPLPYIVQGKNVFLATMSVPIMIDGKFRGVAGADFDLGFVQKLAEEVRASIYGGKAGVKIVSYKGLVVADSEHPDTIGQRFDKTIPALSSLLPMIQAGKADVLADADQFRAFSPIVIGRTKTPWSVIVSVPRPVAMAEAINLDQALTQRGGSDIIFQAIVALVIAAGGIGAMWFVALSIAKPIRAMTASMGQLAGGETDITIPGAGRADEIGAMADAVGVFRDNAVANRQLEQDAAASRLTTETERRRTAEVDRLRAEAMAQATSGLADGLKHLANADLTFRLDQPFAPEFESLRADFNAAITQLREAMIAVTQASQSIDNGSLEISGSSDELSKRTEQQAASLEETAAALDQITANVGNSSKRAEEARTVAVEANSSATSSGRVVADAVNAMQRIEQSSSQIANIIGVIDEIAFQTNLLALNAGVEAARAGEAGKGFAVVAQEVRELAQRSAQAAREIKELIRNSTVEVDRGVELVRNTGESLKTIVDYIVTINRHMDAIALSAREQSVGLSEVNTAVNQMDQVTQKNAAMVEETNAASAALASEATVLLDLVRRFNLHPAHGATGSQPSTGLRRVG is encoded by the coding sequence GTGCTTGCAGGTCTTTGCGTCCTGTCGGCCACGGCTGGCCTGGTCGGCTATGGCATTGTCTCCGCCGGGCAGACAAGGGATTTTGTCGGCGATAACGTCACCAAGCTCACCGAAGCCAAAACCCGTGAAGCTCTCTCCACGCTCGCTTCCACCCAGTCGGGCATCATCCGGTCATCGCTGGATGGCGCTTTCGATGCCGCACGGAACCTGGCACGCAGTTTTGAGGTCGTTGCAGGCGACAAGGTCAGTGGTACGGCGCTGGAGCTGAGGCGCGGGCAGCTTAACGCCATGTTGCTGAACCTGCTCAAGGATAATCCACGTTTCAACGGCACCTATAGCGCCTGGGAGCCGAACGCGCTTGATGGCAATGACAGCCAGTTTCGCGACCGCCGCGATCTGGGATCCGATGCGACGGGGCGCTTCCTGCCCTATTGGACCCGGGATGCGGCGGGCAAGATCGCCATTCAACCGCTTGTCGAATATGACAGTGCGGAATTGCATCCGAATGGAGTGATGAAGGGCGGCTGGTATATCGGCCCGCAGCAGGGCGGGGGCGAGAGCATTCTCGATCCATTGCCCTATATCGTTCAGGGCAAGAACGTGTTTCTTGCCACCATGTCTGTGCCGATCATGATTGATGGCAAGTTTCGAGGTGTCGCCGGGGCCGATTTCGATCTCGGCTTCGTGCAGAAGCTGGCAGAGGAAGTACGCGCCTCGATCTACGGCGGCAAGGCCGGGGTCAAGATCGTCAGTTACAAGGGGCTGGTGGTCGCTGATAGCGAGCATCCCGATACAATCGGGCAGCGTTTTGACAAGACGATACCGGCGCTCTCCAGCCTTCTGCCTATGATCCAGGCTGGCAAGGCGGACGTTCTCGCCGATGCTGATCAGTTTCGGGCATTTTCCCCAATCGTCATCGGGCGTACTAAAACTCCATGGTCGGTGATCGTGTCCGTACCCAGGCCGGTGGCGATGGCTGAGGCAATCAACCTGGACCAGGCGCTGACCCAGCGCGGCGGCAGCGATATCATCTTTCAGGCGATCGTCGCCCTTGTCATCGCGGCTGGCGGTATTGGCGCCATGTGGTTCGTGGCGCTCAGCATTGCCAAGCCCATTCGGGCCATGACGGCCAGCATGGGCCAGCTTGCCGGTGGCGAGACGGATATCACCATTCCCGGCGCAGGCAGGGCCGATGAAATCGGTGCCATGGCCGATGCGGTCGGGGTGTTCCGTGACAATGCCGTCGCCAACCGCCAACTGGAGCAGGATGCGGCCGCCAGCCGCCTGACGACGGAAACCGAACGTCGCCGCACCGCAGAAGTCGACAGGTTGCGGGCCGAGGCGATGGCCCAGGCCACGTCCGGCCTTGCCGATGGCCTCAAGCATCTTGCCAATGCCGATCTGACGTTCCGGCTGGACCAGCCTTTCGCGCCGGAATTCGAAAGCCTGCGGGCCGATTTCAACGCGGCCATCACCCAGTTGCGCGAGGCAATGATCGCCGTGACCCAGGCCTCGCAATCGATTGACAATGGCTCACTGGAAATCAGCGGCAGTTCCGATGAACTGTCCAAGCGCACGGAACAGCAGGCGGCATCGCTGGAAGAGACGGCGGCAGCCCTGGACCAGATCACCGCCAATGTCGGCAATTCCTCCAAGCGTGCCGAGGAAGCCAGAACAGTCGCCGTCGAGGCCAATAGCAGCGCGACCAGCTCGGGCCGGGTTGTGGCGGATGCGGTCAATGCCATGCAGCGTATCGAACAATCGTCCAGTCAGATCGCCAATATTATCGGGGTGATTGATGAGATCGCTTTCCAGACCAATCTTTTGGCGCTGAACGCTGGCGTGGAAGCGGCGCGCGCGGGCGAGGCTGGCAAGGGATTTGCTGTTGTCGCTCAGGAAGTCCGCGAGCTTGCCCAGCGCTCTGCCCAGGCGGCCCGTGAAATCAAGGAACTGATCCGCAATTCGACGGTGGAAGTGGACAGAGGCGTGGAACTGGTGCGCAATACCGGCGAATCGCTGAAGACCATTGTGGATTATATCGTGACGATCAATCGGCATATGGATGCCATTGCTCTGTCTGCGCGCGAACAGTCGGTTGGCTTGTCCGAAGTCAACACCGCTGTAAACCAGATGGATCAGGTCACCCAGAAAAATGCCGCCATGGTCGAGGAAACCAATGCGGCGAGTGCGGCGCTGGCCTCCGAGGCTACAGTTCTGCTTGATCTGGTCCGGCGGTTTAATCTGCACCCCGCCCATGGAGCCACCGGTTCCCAGCCGTCGACCGGCTTGCGGCGGGTGGGGTGA
- a CDS encoding primosomal protein N', whose product MSTESSDLFGPRAKAGPAPRAVPVLVPLPAPGPYSYAVPDEMMLTPGAIVQVPLGPRKVVGVVWDGDDDGAKVDPAKLRSIEKVFDCPPLDAGMRRFIDWVAAYTLSPPGLVARMALRAPAAFDPDPMIEGLRYSGHAPEKLTPARRKVLELAEDGLSWTKSGLAHAAGVSTSVVDGMAKLGLFETVFLPPPPLVALPDPDYAAHRLSGPQLGAAEVLVESVRDGGFSVALIDGVTGSGKTEVYFEAIAETLRQGRQVLILLPEIALTTAFLERFQDRFGAKPGEWHSDLATRTREKVWRQTATGDIRVVAGARSALFLPFADLGLIIVDEEHDPAFKQEDRVFYNARDMAVVRARIAGIPAVLVSATPSVESQVNSYSGRYKRIHLPTRFADAAMPDLHLVDMRRHPPERGGFLSPLMLRAIGKTVEKQQQALLFLNRRGYAPLTLCRVCGHRFQCPQCSSWLVEHRFRGQIQCHQCGYAEPTPNACPECGTLDHLVACGPGVERIAEEVERHFPDARTLVLSSDLGGVKRLRLELEAIAKGEADIVIGTQLVAKGHNFPLMTLVGIVDADIGLANGDPRAAERTFQLLSQVTGRAGRTGLKSHGLLQTYQPQHPVMQAIVSGDADAFYEREITERERAVLPPYGRLVSIIVSADNRADAETHARQLRQAAPAVSGIAILGPAEAPLALIRGRHRFRLLIHGRKASDMQAFVAAMLSNGPKERRSIQVQVDVDPQSFL is encoded by the coding sequence ATGAGCACCGAATCGTCAGATCTGTTTGGTCCGCGCGCCAAGGCCGGTCCTGCCCCCCGCGCCGTCCCCGTCCTGGTGCCCCTGCCGGCGCCGGGGCCTTACAGTTACGCCGTTCCCGATGAGATGATGCTGACGCCTGGCGCCATCGTGCAGGTGCCGCTTGGGCCGCGCAAAGTGGTTGGCGTTGTCTGGGATGGCGACGATGATGGGGCCAAGGTCGATCCCGCCAAACTGCGTAGTATTGAGAAGGTGTTCGATTGCCCACCGCTGGATGCGGGCATGCGCCGTTTCATCGACTGGGTGGCGGCCTATACTCTTTCTCCGCCCGGATTGGTGGCTCGCATGGCTTTGCGCGCGCCTGCCGCCTTCGATCCCGACCCGATGATCGAAGGGTTACGCTACAGCGGTCATGCCCCGGAAAAACTGACCCCGGCCCGCAGAAAAGTGCTGGAATTGGCTGAGGATGGGCTTTCCTGGACCAAGAGCGGGCTTGCTCATGCGGCAGGGGTCTCCACGTCGGTGGTTGACGGCATGGCAAAGCTCGGCCTGTTTGAAACCGTATTTCTGCCGCCTCCACCGCTGGTGGCCCTGCCAGATCCCGATTACGCCGCCCATCGTCTCTCCGGTCCGCAGCTGGGCGCAGCCGAGGTGCTGGTGGAGAGTGTTCGGGATGGCGGGTTTTCGGTGGCGCTGATCGATGGCGTCACAGGGTCCGGCAAGACGGAAGTCTATTTCGAAGCAATTGCCGAAACCCTGCGCCAGGGCCGTCAGGTGCTGATTCTTCTACCGGAAATCGCCTTGACCACGGCGTTTCTGGAGAGATTTCAGGACCGGTTTGGCGCCAAGCCCGGCGAATGGCATTCCGACCTCGCCACCAGGACCCGTGAAAAAGTCTGGCGGCAGACAGCGACAGGCGACATCCGGGTGGTTGCCGGGGCGCGCTCGGCACTGTTCCTGCCCTTTGCCGATCTGGGGCTGATCATTGTCGACGAAGAACATGATCCGGCCTTCAAGCAGGAAGACAGGGTGTTTTACAACGCCCGCGACATGGCGGTGGTGCGGGCGCGGATTGCCGGTATTCCCGCCGTGCTGGTCTCGGCCACGCCATCCGTCGAAAGCCAGGTCAACAGTTATAGCGGTCGCTACAAGCGCATTCATCTGCCGACCCGTTTTGCCGATGCAGCGATGCCGGATCTGCATCTTGTCGATATGCGCCGCCATCCACCGGAACGGGGCGGGTTTCTTTCGCCTCTCATGCTGCGGGCCATCGGCAAGACGGTGGAAAAACAGCAGCAGGCGCTGTTGTTTCTCAATCGGCGGGGCTATGCGCCGCTCACGCTGTGCCGGGTCTGTGGCCATCGTTTCCAATGTCCGCAATGTTCCAGCTGGCTGGTGGAGCACCGGTTTCGCGGCCAGATTCAATGCCATCAATGCGGTTATGCCGAGCCAACGCCCAATGCCTGCCCCGAATGCGGAACGCTGGACCATCTCGTTGCCTGCGGGCCGGGCGTGGAGCGGATCGCCGAGGAGGTGGAACGGCATTTTCCCGATGCCCGCACGCTGGTCTTGTCGTCGGATCTCGGCGGCGTCAAACGGCTCAGGCTGGAATTGGAAGCGATTGCCAAGGGCGAAGCGGATATTGTCATCGGCACGCAATTGGTGGCCAAGGGGCATAATTTCCCGCTGATGACGCTTGTCGGCATCGTCGATGCCGATATCGGTCTTGCCAATGGCGATCCACGGGCCGCTGAGCGAACCTTCCAATTGCTCAGTCAGGTGACGGGTCGGGCGGGGCGCACCGGCTTGAAAAGCCATGGACTTTTGCAGACCTATCAACCGCAGCATCCGGTGATGCAAGCCATCGTCTCCGGCGATGCCGATGCCTTTTATGAGCGGGAAATTACCGAGCGGGAGCGGGCGGTTCTGCCGCCTTACGGGCGGCTGGTATCGATTATCGTGTCGGCGGATAACCGGGCGGATGCGGAAACCCATGCCCGGCAATTGCGCCAGGCGGCCCCTGCCGTCAGCGGCATCGCCATTCTGGGGCCTGCCGAGGCACCGCTGGCGTTGATCCGTGGCCGCCATCGTTTCCGCCTGCTTATTCATGGCCGCAAAGCCAGCGACATGCAGGCATTTGTCGCTGCGATGCTGAGCAACGGCCCAAAAGAGCGTCGCTCCATCCAGGTGCAAGTGGATGTCGATCCGCAGAGCTTTCTTTGA
- a CDS encoding DUF4345 domain-containing protein, producing the protein MEFYFPTETGEQLAFASAALFALLGLFIMFAPVITLRGLGLSGREGREGLAALRLGGGMMAGLGASAVMLAQPMLYLAYGITLGVGLFGLILSILSDHGGARGATWRNFLLIIAVTVLGVLPFIYVFGLV; encoded by the coding sequence ATGGAATTTTATTTTCCGACCGAAACCGGCGAGCAGCTGGCCTTTGCCAGCGCCGCGCTCTTTGCCCTTCTGGGCCTGTTCATCATGTTTGCCCCTGTTATCACCCTTCGGGGGCTCGGTCTAAGCGGGCGGGAGGGCCGGGAAGGGCTGGCCGCGCTGCGTCTGGGCGGTGGCATGATGGCTGGCCTTGGGGCGAGCGCCGTAATGCTGGCTCAGCCGATGCTCTATCTGGCCTATGGGATCACTCTGGGGGTCGGGCTGTTTGGTTTGATTTTGTCGATCCTGTCGGACCATGGGGGAGCTCGCGGAGCGACCTGGCGCAATTTTCTACTTATAATTGCCGTCACTGTTTTAGGCGTTTTGCCTTTCATCTACGTCTTTGGCCTGGTGTGA
- a CDS encoding F0F1 ATP synthase subunit delta yields the protein MPVADTSQPISGQPVSAVAERYASSLFELAREAGSVDAVAGDLNRFQAMIDESVDLQRLVTSPAFTSEQQASAIAALCDKAEIGGLVGNFLKLVTANRRLFAVPGMIAAFRIIAARHRGELAADVTSAHALTPAQETELKEALKSATGKTVTMFVTVDPSLLGGLIVKIGSRQIDTSLRTKLSTLKLALKEVG from the coding sequence GTGCCCGTGGCAGACACATCCCAGCCTATTTCCGGTCAGCCGGTTTCCGCAGTTGCAGAGCGCTATGCGTCGTCGCTTTTCGAGCTGGCGCGCGAGGCGGGTTCTGTGGATGCGGTGGCTGGCGATCTCAATCGTTTCCAGGCGATGATCGATGAAAGCGTCGATCTGCAGCGGCTGGTGACCAGCCCGGCCTTCACCAGTGAGCAGCAGGCTTCGGCCATCGCAGCTCTGTGTGACAAGGCTGAAATTGGCGGCCTCGTCGGCAATTTCCTGAAGCTTGTTACAGCCAATCGTCGCCTGTTTGCCGTTCCCGGCATGATCGCAGCCTTCCGCATTATCGCGGCGCGCCACCGTGGCGAACTGGCTGCTGATGTGACCTCTGCTCATGCGCTGACCCCGGCGCAGGAAACCGAACTGAAGGAGGCGCTGAAGAGCGCGACCGGAAAGACCGTTACGATGTTCGTGACTGTCGATCCGTCTCTCCTGGGTGGTCTGATCGTCAAGATCGGCTCCCGTCAGATAGACACGTCTCTTCGCACCAAACTTTCCACCCTTAAGCTTGCACTGAAAGAGGTTGGCTGA
- the atpA gene encoding F0F1 ATP synthase subunit alpha, which yields MDIRAAEISAILKNQIKNFGQDAEVSEVGQVLSVGDGIARVYGLDNVQAGEMVEFPGGIRGMALNLESDNVGVVIFGSDRDIKEGDTVKRTGAIVEVPVGPELLGRVVDALGNPIDGKGPINSAIRSRVDVKAPGIIPRKGVHEPMSTGIKAIDALIPVGRGQRELVIGDRQTGKTAIILDTFLNQKPAHDAGGDDKMFCVYVAIGQKRSTVAQFVKVLEERGALKYSIIIAATASDPAPMQYLAPFAGCTMGEYFRDKGQHALIAYDDLSKQAVAYRQMSLLLRRPPGREAYPGDVFYLHSRLLERAAKLSDERGAGSLTALPVIETQGNDVSAFIPTNVISITDGQIFLETDLFYQGIRPAVNVGLSVSRVGSAAQIKAMKQVAGSIKGELAQYREMAAFAQFGSDLDAATQRLLNRGARLTELLKQPQFSPLKVEEQVVVIFAGVNGYLDKLAVSDVGRFEHGVLSYLRTEGKDILDAIRTEKAISDDVKGKLKAALDTFAKSFA from the coding sequence ATGGATATCCGCGCCGCGGAAATTTCCGCAATTCTGAAAAATCAAATCAAGAACTTTGGCCAGGACGCTGAAGTTTCCGAAGTCGGCCAGGTTCTGTCCGTCGGTGACGGTATTGCCCGCGTCTACGGTCTGGACAATGTTCAGGCCGGTGAAATGGTCGAGTTTCCCGGTGGTATCCGGGGCATGGCGCTGAACCTCGAATCCGACAATGTCGGCGTGGTTATCTTCGGCTCCGACCGCGACATCAAGGAAGGCGACACCGTCAAGCGGACCGGCGCCATCGTTGAAGTTCCTGTTGGTCCTGAGCTGCTGGGTCGCGTTGTTGACGCTCTCGGCAATCCGATTGACGGCAAAGGTCCGATCAACTCGGCAATCCGTTCGCGCGTTGACGTCAAGGCTCCTGGCATTATTCCGCGCAAGGGCGTTCATGAGCCGATGTCGACAGGCATCAAGGCCATCGATGCTCTGATCCCGGTTGGCCGCGGCCAGCGCGAGTTGGTCATTGGCGACCGTCAGACCGGCAAGACCGCCATCATTCTCGACACCTTCCTCAATCAGAAGCCTGCACATGATGCTGGTGGCGATGACAAGATGTTCTGCGTTTACGTGGCTATCGGTCAGAAGCGCTCCACCGTCGCCCAGTTCGTCAAGGTTTTGGAAGAGCGTGGCGCTCTGAAATACTCCATCATCATCGCGGCAACCGCTTCTGATCCTGCTCCCATGCAGTATCTGGCTCCGTTCGCTGGTTGCACGATGGGCGAATATTTCCGCGACAAGGGCCAGCACGCCCTGATCGCTTATGACGACTTGTCCAAGCAGGCTGTTGCTTACCGTCAGATGTCGCTGTTGTTGCGTCGTCCTCCGGGCCGTGAAGCTTATCCTGGCGACGTTTTCTATCTGCATTCGCGTCTGCTTGAGCGCGCTGCCAAGCTCTCCGACGAGCGTGGCGCTGGTTCGCTTACCGCTCTGCCGGTTATCGAAACCCAGGGCAACGACGTGTCGGCCTTCATTCCGACCAACGTGATCTCGATCACCGACGGCCAGATCTTCCTTGAAACCGACCTGTTCTATCAGGGCATTCGTCCAGCTGTTAACGTTGGTCTGTCGGTTTCGCGCGTTGGTTCTGCCGCTCAGATCAAGGCCATGAAGCAGGTTGCTGGCTCGATCAAGGGTGAGCTTGCCCAGTATCGTGAAATGGCAGCCTTCGCCCAGTTCGGTTCCGACCTTGACGCTGCAACACAGCGCTTGCTGAACCGTGGTGCGCGCCTCACCGAACTTCTGAAGCAGCCGCAGTTCTCCCCGTTGAAGGTGGAGGAGCAGGTTGTTGTGATTTTCGCTGGTGTCAACGGATATCTCGATAAGCTTGCCGTCAGTGATGTCGGTCGGTTTGAGCATGGCGTGCTTTCCTATCTCCGGACAGAAGGCAAGGACATTCTCGATGCAATCCGCACGGAGAAGGCTATCAGCGATGACGTCAAGGGCAAGCTCAAGGCTGCTCTCGATACGTTCGCAAAGTCTTTCGCCTAA
- a CDS encoding F0F1 ATP synthase subunit gamma, protein MPSLKDLKNRIASVKATQKITKAMKMVAAAKLRRAQEAAEAARPYSQRMGAVLANIAQAVGSDDGVSTLMTGTGKDDVHLLVVCTAERGLCGGFNSQISRFARDHVRSLLAAGKTVKIYCVGKKGYDSLRREFGALIVERTEFREVKRVAFENADTVARKVISMFDKGEFDVCTLFYSEFKSVISQIPTARQLIPAAVGDAPAASSSAAAIYDYEPDAASILSDLIPRNIAVQIFRALLENAAGEMGAKMSAMDNATRNAGEMINKLTLSYNRQRQAKITTELIEIIAGAEAL, encoded by the coding sequence ATGCCTTCACTAAAGGATCTGAAAAACCGGATCGCCTCCGTCAAGGCGACGCAGAAAATCACCAAAGCGATGAAAATGGTCGCTGCGGCTAAGTTGCGTCGTGCGCAGGAGGCGGCCGAGGCCGCCCGGCCGTATTCCCAGCGCATGGGCGCCGTTCTCGCCAATATCGCCCAGGCGGTTGGAAGTGATGACGGCGTGTCTACGCTGATGACAGGCACCGGCAAGGACGACGTGCATCTGCTCGTGGTCTGCACTGCGGAGCGTGGTCTTTGCGGTGGTTTTAATTCACAGATCTCGCGTTTTGCGCGTGATCATGTGCGCAGCTTGCTGGCAGCGGGCAAGACCGTGAAGATCTATTGCGTCGGCAAGAAGGGCTATGACAGTCTGCGCCGGGAATTCGGCGCATTGATCGTTGAGCGGACTGAGTTTCGCGAGGTCAAGCGCGTTGCGTTTGAAAATGCGGATACGGTTGCCCGCAAGGTGATCTCCATGTTCGACAAGGGCGAATTCGACGTCTGCACCTTGTTCTATTCGGAGTTCAAGTCGGTTATAAGCCAGATCCCAACAGCCCGGCAGTTGATTCCAGCGGCTGTAGGCGACGCTCCGGCAGCTTCCAGCAGCGCTGCCGCGATCTATGATTACGAACCGGATGCGGCTTCGATCCTGTCCGACCTGATCCCGCGTAACATTGCGGTGCAGATTTTCCGTGCGCTTCTTGAAAACGCAGCCGGTGAAATGGGTGCCAAGATGAGCGCGATGGACAACGCCACGCGCAACGCGGGTGAGATGATCAACAAGTTGACGCTGAGTTACAATCGCCAGCGGCAGGCCAAGATCACCACCGAACTCATCGAAATCATTGCAGGCGCCGAAGCGCTCTGA
- the atpD gene encoding F0F1 ATP synthase subunit beta translates to MARAATQTSPAAGKVTQVIGAVVDVKFDGVLPPILNALETENGGQRLILEVAQHLGENVVRTIAMDSTEGLVRGQPVSDTGAPISVPVGDETLGRILNVIGEPVDELGPVTTTARRAIHQPAPEYVEQSTESQILVTGIKVVDLLAPYAKGGKIGLFGGAGVGKTVLIMELINNVAKAHGGYSVFAGVGERTREGNDLYHEMIESKVNVDPHENGGSAAGSKCALVYGQMNEPPGARARVALTGLTIAEDFRDKGQDVLFFVDNIFRFTQAGSEVSALLGRIPSAVGYQPTLATDMGALQERITTTNKGSITSVQAIYVPADDLTDPAPATSFAHLDATTVLNRSIAEKGIYPAVDPLDSTSRMLDPMVVGEEHYEVARKVQSTLQRYKSLQDIIAILGMDELSEDDKIAVARARKIERFLSQPFHVAEIFTGSPGKLVSLEDTIKGFKGLVNGDYDHMPEAAFYMVGSMDEAIEKAKKLAAVAA, encoded by the coding sequence ATGGCTAGGGCAGCGACCCAGACATCTCCCGCAGCGGGCAAGGTGACCCAGGTCATCGGCGCCGTCGTCGATGTGAAATTCGACGGCGTCTTGCCGCCGATCCTGAATGCGTTGGAAACAGAAAACGGCGGTCAACGCCTGATTCTGGAAGTGGCGCAGCATCTCGGTGAAAATGTGGTGCGTACAATTGCCATGGACTCGACCGAAGGTCTGGTGCGTGGCCAGCCGGTTTCCGATACCGGCGCTCCGATCTCCGTGCCTGTCGGCGACGAGACGCTCGGACGTATTCTGAACGTCATCGGCGAACCGGTCGACGAACTTGGACCGGTGACGACGACTGCTCGTCGCGCCATCCATCAGCCTGCTCCTGAGTATGTTGAGCAATCGACTGAATCTCAGATCCTGGTGACCGGCATCAAGGTTGTTGACCTTCTCGCTCCTTACGCCAAGGGCGGTAAGATCGGCCTGTTCGGTGGTGCTGGCGTTGGCAAGACCGTTTTGATCATGGAATTGATCAACAACGTTGCCAAGGCGCACGGCGGCTACTCGGTATTTGCTGGCGTGGGTGAACGTACCCGCGAAGGCAATGACCTGTACCACGAAATGATCGAATCCAAGGTGAACGTCGACCCGCATGAAAACGGCGGCTCTGCTGCTGGTTCCAAGTGCGCCCTCGTTTACGGCCAGATGAACGAGCCTCCGGGTGCGCGTGCGCGTGTAGCCTTGACCGGTCTGACCATCGCTGAAGACTTCCGCGACAAGGGCCAGGACGTTCTGTTCTTCGTGGACAACATCTTCCGCTTCACGCAGGCTGGTTCTGAAGTGTCGGCTCTTCTGGGTCGTATTCCTTCGGCCGTTGGTTATCAGCCAACACTGGCAACCGACATGGGTGCCCTGCAGGAACGCATCACCACCACGAACAAGGGTTCCATTACCTCTGTTCAGGCGATTTACGTTCCCGCCGACGACTTGACCGACCCGGCTCCTGCAACCTCGTTCGCCCACTTGGACGCAACGACCGTTCTGAACCGTTCGATTGCTGAAAAGGGTATTTACCCGGCTGTTGACCCGCTCGACTCCACCTCGCGTATGCTCGACCCGATGGTTGTCGGTGAAGAACATTACGAAGTGGCTCGTAAGGTTCAGTCGACGCTGCAGCGTTACAAGTCGCTCCAGGACATCATCGCGATCCTTGGGATGGACGAACTGTCCGAAGACGACAAGATCGCGGTTGCCCGCGCCCGTAAGATCGAGCGCTTCCTGTCGCAGCCTTTCCACGTTGCCGAAATCTTCACCGGCTCGCCAGGCAAGCTCGTGTCGCTGGAAGACACGATCAAGGGCTTCAAGGGACTGGTCAATGGCGACTATGACCATATGCCGGAAGCCGCCTTCTACATGGTCGGCTCGATGGACGAAGCCATCGAAAAGGCAAAGAAGCTGGCAGCTGTTGCTGCCTGA
- a CDS encoding F0F1 ATP synthase subunit epsilon, with protein MADNFNFEFVSPERLLISEKVSEVVIPATEGEMTVMAHHAPTMTVIKPGVVTVKFASGKTGKYVIFGGFADITPERLTLLAESAVPVDELSRDTLMKRIELAKAELDDTENHEHRTKLEQFLNAMTHLNGVLVPA; from the coding sequence ATGGCTGACAATTTCAATTTCGAATTCGTTTCCCCCGAGCGGTTACTGATCTCGGAAAAGGTAAGCGAGGTTGTCATTCCGGCGACCGAAGGTGAGATGACCGTCATGGCCCACCATGCGCCGACGATGACGGTGATCAAGCCGGGTGTTGTAACGGTGAAGTTCGCTTCCGGAAAAACCGGCAAATATGTTATTTTCGGCGGTTTTGCCGATATCACACCGGAAAGACTGACCCTGTTGGCGGAAAGCGCCGTGCCAGTCGATGAATTGAGCCGTGATACGCTGATGAAGCGGATCGAGCTGGCCAAAGCTGAACTGGACGATACGGAAAATCACGAACATCGCACCAAGCTGGAACAATTCTTGAACGCGATGACGCATCTGAACGGCGTGCTGGTTCCAGCCTGA
- a CDS encoding L-lactate dehydrogenase, whose amino-acid sequence MKVGIVGAGMVGSASAYALTMLGIASEIVLVDYNTDLAQAQAEDISHAVPFVSATLVRAGHYDDFAGSGVVIISAGVSQKPGETRLELLGRNADVFRQVVDQVLAAAPNAILLIASNPVDIMTDIATRLSGLAPQRVIGSGTILDTARFRSLLGRYLEISPQSVHAYVLGEHGDSEVLAWSNAMVGAVPLMSFAEQAGKPVTDAVRSEIDAGVRRAADKIIKGKGATYYGIGAGLARIVKAIASDQRDVLSVSSVTAELAGVTNVAASVPRVIGSSGILMDLVPDLDETERIALAKSARMLKDLALSVPC is encoded by the coding sequence ATGAAGGTCGGCATAGTGGGAGCGGGCATGGTGGGCAGTGCATCGGCCTATGCGTTAACAATGCTTGGCATCGCCTCGGAAATCGTGCTGGTCGATTATAATACGGATCTGGCCCAAGCCCAGGCCGAGGACATTTCCCATGCCGTGCCATTCGTCTCCGCAACCCTTGTGCGGGCCGGACATTATGATGATTTCGCCGGATCTGGCGTAGTTATCATCTCGGCAGGTGTCAGCCAGAAACCGGGTGAAACCCGCCTCGAATTGCTTGGCCGCAATGCGGACGTATTCCGTCAGGTCGTGGACCAGGTTCTCGCAGCCGCACCGAATGCAATTTTGCTGATCGCTTCCAATCCTGTCGATATCATGACCGATATCGCGACCCGCCTCTCGGGCCTTGCGCCACAGAGAGTGATCGGCTCCGGCACCATACTCGACACCGCACGGTTTCGCAGCCTGCTGGGGCGGTATCTGGAGATTTCACCGCAATCCGTCCATGCCTATGTTCTGGGCGAGCATGGCGATAGCGAAGTGTTGGCCTGGTCGAACGCGATGGTTGGCGCCGTGCCATTGATGTCCTTTGCCGAACAGGCGGGCAAGCCGGTGACGGATGCGGTTCGCAGTGAGATCGACGCCGGTGTGCGCCGCGCCGCCGACAAGATTATCAAGGGAAAAGGTGCCACCTATTACGGTATCGGTGCCGGTCTGGCACGGATCGTCAAGGCGATTGCCAGCGATCAGCGTGACGTGCTTTCCGTTTCCAGCGTCACCGCGGAACTGGCAGGCGTCACCAATGTTGCGGCATCCGTGCCACGGGTGATTGGCTCGAGCGGAATTCTGATGGATCTTGTGCCTGATCTTGATGAAACAGAGCGGATTGCCTTGGCCAAGAGCGCGAGGATGCTGAAGGATCTCGCGCTGTCTGTGCCATGTTGA